A window of the Aspergillus flavus chromosome 6, complete sequence genome harbors these coding sequences:
- a CDS encoding Zn(II)2Cys6 transcription factor: MTSTRDSHSYACDECRLRKSKCSKEKPTCAQCRQLNKECKYSPKITRSPLTRQHLTYVEDRLQAFETALGRLFPGGDLDATVRSLLHDHEGPKPAPSSKSSSRHSTPAKTEADRTEPAPEALPQQADGFDWTENKITVGDLTDGMAALSIKPEGTGYFGASSSVVPLRALLKHGFDLNFPVGSAKPNAGPEGVPLKSQLLNSAPSGVIEQAFIDAFFLNYHRSYPFVHEATFRAQFYEQATRRHGQAWQILLNTILALGAWSVGDDNSDLDITFYQEARGHLQRVSVFETGNLTLVQALLLLSNYAQKRNKPNTGWNFLGLAVRMAMSLGLHKEFPGWKISLLQKEMRRRLWWGVFIFDSGAAKTFGRPILLPEESVMDAKPVLNIQDDALTASTTTLPPEVNGPTIYSGMIAQARFHLLTNSVYQRLISTPPLTPEETRSLQKPLEEWYNGLPDYFKQPSFTSESDPFALVRNRLMWRHWNLRVLLYRPILLRWASRRWTPGSFNEPEDPLEAECRMLCLRNARLTISSISDFMSNYLCTRIGAWYMLYFLFQAGVIPIILLMTDPTSTDAPAWLQDIEATKNLLLHPSLSSNRLAARCLQVINRLCSPAYADTAADRPAGQPPILMQFPDQLLNDPTFGAMFPDVDQELNLGGMDFSDWVNYTPQAQFP, encoded by the exons ACTCGGAGCCCCCTAACGCGACA ACACCTGACCTACGTGGAAGACCGTCTACAAGCTTTTGAAACAGCTCTAGGTAGACTCTTCCCAGGTGGTGATCTGGACGCAACGGTTCGATCACTCCTGCACGATCATGAAGGCCCAAAACCAGCCCCATCGTCTAAATCCTCTTCCAGGCATTCTACTCCTGCCAAAACCGAAGCAGACAGGACAGAACCTGCTCCAGAAGCCCTCCCGCAACAGGCAGATGGATTTGATTGGACTGAAAATAAAATTACCGTCGGCGATCTGACGGATGGCATGGCGGCTCTATCTATCAAGCCAGAGGGTACAGGATATTTTG GGGCATCTTCAAGTGTTGTGCCGCTTCGAGCCCTATTGAAGCACGGTTTTGACTTGAACTTCCCGGTAGGATCAGCAAAACCAAACGCTGGCCCGGAAGGAGTACCCTTGAAGTCTCAGCTTCTGAACAGCGCGCCATCTGGCGTGATTGAGCAAGCTTTCATCGACGCATTCTTCTTGAACTATCACAGGAGCTATCCTTTCGTGCATGAGGCTACTTTCAGAGCTCAGTTCTATGAACAAGCCACTCGCCGACATGGACAGGCGTGGCAGATACTCCTGAACACCATTCTAGCATTGGGGGCGTGGAGTGTTGGAGACGACAACTCAGACCTGGATATCACTTTCTACCAGGAAGCCAGGGGCCACTTGCAGCGAGTGTCAGTGTTTGAAACCGGCAACCTTACTCTCGTTCAGGCACTGTTGCTCTTGAGTAACTACGcgcagaagagaaacaagccGAATACTGGGTGGAACTTTCTAGGCTTGGCCGTTAGAATGGCTATGAGTCTTGGCCTTCATAAAGAATTCCCAGGCTGGAAAATAAGTCTCCTTCAGAAAGAgatgaggagaagattgTGGTGGGGAGTTTTTATCTTTGATAGCGGTGCTGCGAAGACGTTTGGTCGACCGATACTTCTTCCCGAGGAGAGTGTCATGGACGCAAAGCCTGTGCTCAACATCCAGGATGAT GCCCTGACCGCGTCAACGACAACACTGCCCCCGGAAGTCAACGGTCCAACTATTTACTCCGGAATGATCGCTCAAGCCAGGTTCCATCTGCTCACAAATAGCGTCTATCAGCGCCTCATCTCCACGCCGCCTCTTACCCCGGAAGAGACACGAAGTCTCCAGAAACCCTTGGAGGAATGGTACAACGGTCTTCCCGATTATTTCAAACAGCCAAGCTTTACATCAGAATCCGATCCTTTTGCTTTAGTTCGAAATCGGCTTATGTGGCGACACTGGAACCTCCGGGTTCTACTGTATCGACCGATCCTCCTTCGCTGGGCTTCGAGACGATGGACACCTGGTTCATTTAATGAACCGGAAGACCCTCTTGAAGCCGAATGCAGAATGCTGTGTCTTCGAAATGCTCGTTTGACCATCTCCTCAATCAGCGATTTCATGAGCAACTATCTCTGCACGAGAATAGGAGCATGGTATATGCTCTACTTCTTGTTTCAAGCTGGTGTCATCCCTATCATCTTGCTTATGACAGACCCTACCAGTACGGATGCCCCAGCTTGGCTTCAGGACATTGAAGCTACTAAGAACCTGTTATTGCATCCTTCGCTGAGTAGCAATCGACTTGCAGCTCGTTGTCTGCAGGTCATTAATCGGCTTTGTTCACCTGCGTACGCGGATACCGCCGCTGATAGGCCAGCAGGCCAGCCGCCTATCTTGATGCAGTTTCCTGACCAGCTGCTTAACGACCCGACATTCGGTGCTATGTTCCCGGATGTTGATCAGGAACTGAACTTAGGCGGGATGGACTTCTCTGATTGGGTCAATTATACCCCACAGGCCCAGTTTCCTTGA
- a CDS encoding general substrate transporter, with product MESTVIDHSSRGGFALIYQNPYLLGVASFSTLGGLLFGYDQGVVSGVITMESFGARFPRIYTDSSFKGWFVSTLLLAAWFGSLINGPIADRLGRKLSMNVAVVIFVIGSAIQCGAVNIPMLFVGRAIAGLAVGQLTMIVPLYISEVSIPEIRGGLVVLQQLSITIGILISYWIDYGTNYIGGTRCAPNTPYTGHTKTTPTFNPYTDVPPNGCTGQSEASWRLPLAIQILPALILGLGIIFFPDSPRWLAMKERDDEALTALSKLRRQTRDSPALVNEFLEIKASIMLENTFARDHFPGLSGLRLHAAQYVSFLTTWARFKRLAIGCCVMFFQQFMGCNAMIYYAPTIFAQLGLDGNTTSLLATGVYGIVNCLSTLPALFLIDKIGRRVLLMSGAVGTCISLVIVGALIGAYGSDLVNHKSAGWAGIAFIYIYDINFSYSFAPIGWVLPSEIFNLSIRSKAISITTSATWMCNFIIGLITPDMLESITWGTYIFFAAFCLLALAFTFFCIPETRGKTLEDMDLIFGDTAAHEEKQRIVQIEAELRGTQGPNKDTLVKPSVQQEEYV from the exons ATGGAATCCTTTGGAGCTCGATTCCCTCGAATATACACAGACAGTAGCTTCAAGGGATGGTTTGTGTCGACACTGCTCCTCG CTGCATGGTTCGGATCTCTAATCAACGGCCCAATCGCAGATCGATTGGGCCGGAAACTGTCTATGAATGTCGCCGTCGTTATCTTCGTGATAGGATCAGCTATCCAATGCGGTGCCGTGAACATCCCAATGCTCTTCGTCG GACGTGCAATTGCCGGTCTAGCCGTTGGCCAATTAACCATGATCGTGCCACTCTACATTTCAGAG GTCTCCATCCCCGAGATCCGTGGTGGCCTCGTCGTCCTCCAACAAC TCTCAATAACAATCGGCATCCTAATTAGCTACTGGATCGACTACGGCACAAATTACATAGGCGGCACACGCTGCGCCCCCAACACCCCCTACACAGGCCATACAAAGACCACACCCACCTTCAACCCCTACACAGACGTCCCGCCCAACGGCTGCACAGGACAATCCGAAGCCTCCTGGCGTCTCCCCCTCGCCATCCAAATCCTCCCAGCCCTCATCCTAGGCCTCGGCATTATCTTCTTCCCCGACTCTCCCCGCTGGCTGGCAATGAAAGAACGCGACGACGAAGCCCTAACAGCCCTCTCCAAGCTGCGCCGCCAGACCAGAGACAGTCCTGCGCTGGTAAATGAGTTCCTCGAGATCAAGGCGTCGATTATGCTAGAAAACACTTTCGCCCGGGACCATTTCCCGGGCCTATCTGGCCTCCGGCTGCATGCTGCGCAGTATGTGTCGTTTTTGACGACGTGGGCGCGGTTCAAGAGGCTGGCTATCGGGTGCTGTGTGATGTTTTTTCAGCAGTTTATGGGCTGCAATGCTATGATATACTACGCCCCGACGATCTTTGCGCAGTTGGGTTTGGATGGGAATACG ACTTCTCTTCTTGCGACGGGTGTGTACGGCATTGTTAACTGTCTCAGCACCTTGCCGGCGCTTTTCTTGATTGATAAGATTGGTCGTCGGGTTCTACTCATGTCTGGTGCTGTAGGGACCTGTATCTCGCTGGTGATTGTGGGTGCGCTTATCGGGGCGTATGGATCCGATTTGGTCAACCATAAATCCGCTGGGTGGGCAGGTATTGCCTTCATTTATATTTACGATATTAACTTTTCCTACTCTTTTG CTCCCATTGGATGGGTCCTGCCCTCAGAAATCTTCAACCTTTCTATCCGTTCTAAGGCCATTTCAATCACAACTTCGGCGACCTGGATGTGCAATTT TATCATTGGATTGATCACCCCTGATATGCTCGAGTCAATCACTTGGGGTACCTATATCTTCTTTGCGGCATTCTGTCTCCTTGCACTGGCATTCACGTTCTTCTGTATTCCGGAGACCCGTGGAAAG ACTTTGGAAGATATGGACCTTATTTTCGGAGACACAGCAGCCCACGAAGAGAAACAACGCATTGTTCAGATTGAGGCCGAGCTCCGTGGTACGCAGGGCCCTAATAAGGACACCTTAGTAAAGCCCTCCGTACAGCAGGAAGAGTACGTTTGA